In the Haloferula helveola genome, one interval contains:
- a CDS encoding PQQ-binding-like beta-propeller repeat protein — MHLRRLILLTSAALAFPLHAAESWPQFRGPTGQGVAEGDAPTKWSPDSGVEWKTEIPGDGWSSPVIDSGKLVITTSETENGRMVLKARAYETETGKPAWERKLFEPTDDEIAARHAKNSFASSTPAIADGVVYIHFGHMGTAALDLDDGKVLWQRKISYKPMHGNGSSVVLHGDLMIVNADAEENPAIYALNRKDGSTAWKTPRVADVKRTFSFSTPTVIENGGRTEIISPGSGMVGAYAPKDGKLLWKATYDEGFSLIPRPIVAGGSVYVATGFMKPELLAIRLAGADGDVTKSHVEWHVKKRIPKTPSLIHYKSRIIALDDTGFVTGFDWKTGKEAWMKKLIGNFSSSPLLCGDTLYCLTEDGVAYVLEVSEEGAEIISEIDMGDRLFASPALLDGALYLRSEKALWKITGT, encoded by the coding sequence ATGCATCTCCGTCGTCTGATCCTTCTCACTTCCGCCGCGCTCGCCTTTCCGCTGCACGCCGCCGAAAGCTGGCCGCAGTTCCGCGGACCGACCGGTCAGGGAGTCGCCGAAGGAGACGCACCAACGAAGTGGAGTCCCGACTCCGGCGTCGAGTGGAAGACCGAGATCCCGGGTGACGGCTGGTCGTCGCCGGTCATCGACAGCGGCAAGCTCGTCATCACGACCTCCGAGACCGAGAACGGCCGGATGGTGCTCAAAGCCCGCGCCTATGAGACCGAGACGGGCAAGCCGGCATGGGAACGGAAGCTTTTCGAGCCGACCGACGACGAAATCGCCGCGCGTCACGCCAAGAACAGCTTCGCAAGTTCGACGCCGGCCATCGCCGACGGGGTCGTCTACATCCACTTCGGCCACATGGGGACTGCCGCGCTCGACCTCGATGACGGCAAGGTGCTCTGGCAGCGGAAGATTTCGTACAAGCCGATGCACGGCAACGGCAGCTCGGTCGTCCTTCACGGCGACCTGATGATCGTCAACGCCGACGCCGAGGAAAACCCGGCCATTTACGCGCTCAACCGCAAGGACGGCTCGACCGCTTGGAAAACGCCGAGGGTCGCCGACGTCAAGCGGACCTTCTCTTTCTCCACCCCGACGGTCATCGAGAACGGAGGGCGCACCGAGATCATCAGCCCCGGCAGCGGCATGGTCGGTGCCTATGCGCCGAAGGACGGCAAACTATTGTGGAAGGCGACCTACGACGAAGGCTTCTCTCTGATCCCGAGACCGATCGTCGCCGGCGGGAGCGTGTATGTCGCCACCGGCTTCATGAAGCCCGAACTTCTCGCGATCCGGCTGGCCGGCGCGGACGGGGATGTCACCAAGTCGCATGTCGAGTGGCACGTGAAAAAACGCATCCCGAAGACTCCGTCGCTGATCCACTACAAGTCCCGTATCATCGCGCTCGATGACACCGGCTTCGTGACCGGATTCGACTGGAAGACCGGCAAGGAAGCTTGGATGAAGAAGCTCATCGGCAATTTCTCGTCATCGCCCCTGCTCTGCGGCGACACGCTCTACTGCCTCACCGAAGACGGCGTCGCGTACGTGCTCGAGGTCTCGGAGGAAGGAGCCGAAATCATTTCCGAGATCGACATGGGCGACCGCCTGTTCGCCTCGCCTGCCCTGCTCGATGGCGCCCTCTACCTGCGTTCCGAGAAAGCCCTGTGGAAAATCACCGGGACCTGA
- a CDS encoding choice-of-anchor Q domain-containing protein, with protein MLSMVNAKVFHVDPARGSIGNDGSEAKPWRTLEEVLKAGQVRTRVPGSSGSGWTERNPEGLVGPGDTIVLHTGYHGRFEMAGGHNEEPITIMAAEGAVPTLGKIRLAGVSKWVFKGLTVTPSAAPEYRREVLVDIANDKRFGGSREVTVEDCGIFSVEDVSGWSKADWNEKPCNGIQVSANECVIRNNRVRNINFGISVTGKDALVDRNLVENFAGDGLRGLGDGGVFQYNTVRNCYDVNDNHDDGFQSWSVGPKGVGTGVVKGIVLNGNVFINFTDPDQPFRGTLQGIGCFDGFFEDWVIENNVVVVDHWHGITLLGAKNCVIRNNTVVDSKSGRPGPPWIQIGKHKKGTASSGCVVRDNLGADFRISEGNRSEHNLKLGELDRFFVNAAEFNFRLRKGSPAIDAGPGDDPPGLDAEGKTRVVGKSIDAGAYEYGNE; from the coding sequence ATGCTTTCGATGGTGAATGCCAAGGTCTTCCATGTCGACCCGGCCCGCGGGAGTATTGGAAATGACGGGTCGGAAGCGAAACCATGGCGAACTTTGGAGGAAGTGTTGAAGGCCGGGCAGGTCCGCACCCGGGTGCCGGGTAGCAGCGGCAGCGGTTGGACCGAACGCAATCCGGAGGGCCTGGTCGGGCCGGGTGACACGATCGTGCTCCACACCGGCTACCATGGCCGGTTCGAGATGGCCGGAGGACACAATGAGGAACCGATCACGATCATGGCGGCCGAAGGAGCGGTCCCGACGCTTGGGAAGATCCGGTTGGCCGGTGTTTCGAAATGGGTATTCAAGGGCCTCACGGTGACGCCGAGCGCGGCTCCGGAGTATCGGCGTGAGGTGCTCGTCGATATCGCCAACGACAAGCGCTTCGGAGGAAGCCGTGAAGTCACCGTGGAGGACTGCGGGATCTTTTCGGTCGAGGACGTCAGCGGATGGTCGAAGGCAGACTGGAACGAGAAGCCGTGCAACGGCATCCAGGTCTCGGCCAACGAGTGTGTAATCCGCAACAATCGGGTGCGGAACATCAACTTCGGGATCAGCGTCACCGGGAAGGACGCGTTGGTGGACCGGAATTTGGTCGAGAACTTCGCGGGGGACGGGCTTCGCGGCCTCGGCGACGGCGGCGTGTTTCAATACAACACCGTGCGCAATTGCTACGACGTGAACGACAACCATGACGACGGGTTCCAGTCATGGAGTGTCGGACCGAAGGGCGTCGGGACGGGTGTGGTGAAGGGGATCGTCCTCAACGGGAATGTCTTCATCAACTTCACCGATCCGGATCAGCCGTTCCGCGGGACACTGCAGGGAATCGGATGTTTCGACGGATTCTTCGAGGACTGGGTGATCGAGAACAATGTGGTGGTGGTCGATCACTGGCACGGCATCACCCTGCTTGGCGCGAAGAACTGCGTGATCCGAAACAACACAGTGGTCGATTCAAAGAGCGGTCGACCCGGTCCGCCGTGGATCCAGATCGGGAAGCACAAGAAGGGCACGGCATCGAGTGGTTGCGTGGTTCGCGACAATCTCGGTGCGGACTTTCGGATCTCCGAGGGCAACCGCTCCGAGCACAACCTGAAGCTCGGCGAGTTGGATCGCTTCTTCGTCAATGCGGCGGAATTCAACTTCCGCCTGCGCAAGGGAAGCCCGGCCATCGACGCTGGTCCGGGTGACGATCCTCCCGGGCTGGACGCGGAAGGAAAGACGAGGGTGGTTGGCAAATCGATCGATGCGGGAGCTTATGAATACGGGAATGAGTAG
- a CDS encoding DUF1080 domain-containing protein, whose translation MKAAARIVAFAALVVCARSSAEESWIPLFNGKDLSGWTPKFTKHPCGENPFNTFRVEDGILKVSYTDYPKFDGHYGHLYSNLAYSHYKLRMEYRFEGKMMADAPHYVNLNSGFMIHSQSPLSMRLDQAFPVSLEFQFLADEGKGKRSTGNVCTPGTNLEIDGKLVTQHIVESTAPTFAADEWVAVEIEVRGNDEVIHRVNGMEVLRYQRPQLDPKNGVESAEPLLKAGAPLQLSFGHIALQAEGQPVWFRKIELMPLKP comes from the coding sequence GTGAAAGCTGCTGCCCGAATCGTTGCGTTCGCCGCCTTGGTTGTTTGTGCCCGTTCTTCCGCGGAGGAATCATGGATCCCGCTCTTCAACGGCAAGGACCTCAGCGGCTGGACGCCCAAGTTCACCAAACATCCCTGTGGTGAAAACCCCTTCAACACCTTCCGGGTCGAGGACGGCATCCTCAAGGTCAGCTACACCGACTACCCGAAGTTCGACGGCCATTACGGGCACCTCTACAGCAACCTCGCCTACTCGCACTACAAGCTGCGGATGGAGTATCGCTTCGAGGGCAAGATGATGGCCGACGCGCCGCACTACGTGAATCTCAACAGCGGGTTCATGATCCACTCGCAGTCACCGCTCAGCATGCGCCTCGATCAGGCGTTTCCCGTGAGCCTCGAGTTCCAGTTCCTCGCCGACGAGGGAAAAGGAAAGCGGTCGACCGGAAACGTCTGCACTCCCGGAACCAATCTTGAGATCGATGGCAAGCTGGTGACCCAGCATATCGTCGAGTCAACCGCTCCGACCTTTGCCGCCGACGAGTGGGTGGCGGTCGAGATCGAGGTCCGCGGCAATGACGAGGTCATCCACCGGGTCAACGGCATGGAAGTGCTCCGCTACCAGCGCCCTCAGCTGGATCCCAAGAACGGCGTCGAGTCCGCCGAGCCGCTTCTGAAAGCAGGCGCACCGTTGCAGCTTTCTTTCGGCCACATCGCGCTGCAGGCGGAAGGCCAGCCGGTGTGGTTCCGGAAGATCGAACTGATGCCGCTCAAGCCCTAG
- a CDS encoding alpha/beta hydrolase fold domain-containing protein, which yields MRALLFLILAPACFGQAHIFDQIDTNRDGKVTPAELPEQARPFMALVDANGDGNLSKQEFERIAAVVRQLQGPAAGVETDERNIDYVGDGHERQRLDLYFPEKRPAEPLPVVVYIHGGAWTMGNKREGQRYAEAITGTGEFAVASINYRLVQDALWPAQIHDCKAAIRFLRANAEKYGIDPDRIAVMGSSAGGHLAALLGTSNGEKDLEGELGEFVETSSKVQAVVNFFGPTDFETFYGEGADIVEMSRKNGAIKLLGMEEDEIRKNARLASPVHWVGREDAPFLTAHGTSDRLVPFSQAEQLDAALDKAEVESHLIAMKGAGHGFQSAELNRRIKTFLDLHLRDVPGEISNEPIRVR from the coding sequence ATGCGCGCTCTGCTTTTCCTCATCCTCGCCCCCGCCTGCTTCGGCCAGGCCCACATTTTCGACCAGATCGACACCAATCGCGACGGCAAGGTCACCCCTGCCGAGCTTCCTGAACAGGCGCGCCCTTTCATGGCTCTGGTCGATGCGAACGGCGACGGGAATCTGTCGAAGCAGGAGTTCGAACGGATCGCCGCGGTCGTGCGCCAGCTCCAAGGCCCCGCGGCAGGAGTGGAGACGGACGAGCGAAACATCGATTACGTTGGCGACGGGCACGAGCGGCAGAGGCTGGATCTCTACTTTCCGGAAAAGCGTCCGGCCGAACCTCTCCCGGTCGTGGTCTACATCCACGGCGGCGCGTGGACCATGGGTAACAAGAGGGAAGGCCAGCGATACGCCGAGGCGATCACCGGCACCGGTGAGTTCGCGGTGGCCTCGATCAATTACCGGCTCGTGCAGGATGCCTTGTGGCCGGCTCAGATCCACGACTGCAAGGCTGCGATCCGTTTCCTCCGGGCGAACGCTGAGAAGTATGGAATCGACCCCGACCGCATCGCCGTGATGGGCAGTTCGGCCGGCGGCCACCTCGCCGCCCTGCTCGGCACCAGCAACGGCGAGAAGGATCTCGAGGGCGAACTGGGGGAATTCGTCGAAACCAGCAGCAAGGTGCAGGCGGTGGTGAACTTCTTCGGCCCGACCGACTTCGAAACCTTCTACGGGGAAGGCGCCGACATCGTCGAAATGAGTCGGAAAAACGGTGCCATCAAATTGCTCGGCATGGAAGAGGACGAGATCCGCAAGAACGCCCGGCTCGCCTCACCGGTCCACTGGGTGGGCCGAGAAGACGCCCCGTTTCTCACCGCCCACGGCACCAGCGACCGCCTGGTGCCCTTCAGTCAGGCGGAACAACTCGACGCCGCGCTCGACAAGGCCGAAGTCGAGAGTCACCTGATCGCGATGAAGGGAGCAGGCCACGGATTCCAGAGCGCCGAACTCAACCGGCGCATCAAGACCTTCCTCGACCTCCACCTGCGCGACGTCCCCGGGGAAATCTCCAACGAACCGATCCGGGTGCGCTAG
- a CDS encoding aldehyde dehydrogenase family protein, with translation MLKITKTPKCYVGGAFIRSESGRVYEMRSSSGEFIANIPLCSRKDLRNAVEAAAKAGPGWAKRSPYNRAQILYRMAEMLESRADEMAAATSEEETRATIDRIVHYAGWADKYEQVLGSVNPVASSHFNFTVTEPVGIVGLLAPEEAPLLALMSLVLPAIVSGNAVVALASKSAPYPSILLGEMLAVSDLPGGVVNLLTGDRAELIPTFATHEHLRAVAATATGKDATELQQGAAESVKRVILHRPDTDWFSGDLDSPYAIRDFTEAKTVWHPIGA, from the coding sequence ATGCTGAAAATCACCAAGACCCCGAAATGCTACGTCGGTGGCGCGTTCATCCGCTCCGAGTCCGGCCGCGTCTACGAGATGCGCAGTAGCTCCGGCGAGTTCATCGCCAATATCCCGCTCTGCTCGCGCAAGGATCTGCGCAATGCCGTCGAAGCCGCGGCCAAGGCCGGCCCGGGATGGGCGAAGCGCTCACCCTACAATCGCGCACAGATCCTCTACCGGATGGCCGAGATGCTGGAGTCGCGGGCGGACGAGATGGCCGCGGCCACGAGCGAAGAGGAAACCCGCGCCACGATCGACCGGATCGTCCACTACGCCGGATGGGCCGACAAATACGAGCAGGTGCTCGGCAGCGTGAACCCGGTGGCGAGCTCCCACTTCAACTTCACCGTCACCGAACCGGTCGGCATCGTCGGCCTCCTCGCTCCCGAGGAAGCACCGCTCCTCGCGCTGATGTCGCTGGTGCTTCCGGCCATCGTCTCGGGCAACGCCGTCGTGGCGCTGGCCTCGAAGTCCGCGCCTTATCCGAGCATCCTTCTCGGGGAGATGCTCGCCGTCTCCGACCTGCCGGGCGGCGTGGTGAACCTCCTCACCGGCGACCGCGCCGAGCTGATCCCGACTTTCGCCACCCACGAGCACCTCCGGGCCGTGGCAGCCACTGCCACCGGGAAAGACGCTACGGAGTTGCAGCAGGGCGCGGCGGAATCCGTCAAGCGGGTCATTCTCCACCGCCCGGACACCGACTGGTTCTCCGGCGACCTCGATTCGCCCTACGCCATCCGCGATTTCACCGAAGCCAAGACAGTTTGGCACCCGATCGGCGCTTAG
- a CDS encoding aldehyde dehydrogenase family protein, whose product MPARKSARSKTQARELLFGDLWEFDPAPESAPAHIDDRYRLFINGKHVAPKSRTYFDSISPRDGKKLTEIPMANAADVDAAYTAATKAFRSWSKLPGAERGKYLFRIARLLQDRSREFAVAETLDGGKPIKESRDFDLPMAAAHFFYHAGWADKLQYAAPGRTLAPLGVIGQVIPWNFPLLMLAWKIAPALATGNTVVIKPAETTSVTALKFATILEQAGLPPGVVNIVTGAGETGAAVVNHPTAAKIAFTGSTEVGKIIQRSLAGTGKKLTLELGGKAANIVFDDAPLDQAVEGIINGIFFNQGHVCCAGSRLLVQEGVEKELVTRLKRRLATLRVGDPMDKNTDIGAINSAEQLARIKELVRSGVDEGATIHQPSCKLPHNGFYFAPTLFTGVAQSHRIAREEIFGPVLSILTFRTPDEAIEKANNTCYGLSAGVWTDKGSKILKMASTLKAGVVWANTYNKFDPSSPFGGYKESGFGREGGKHGLLDYTKLT is encoded by the coding sequence ATGCCAGCAAGAAAGTCAGCCCGCTCGAAGACCCAGGCCCGCGAACTCCTGTTCGGTGACCTCTGGGAATTCGACCCCGCCCCCGAGTCGGCGCCTGCCCACATCGACGACCGCTACCGGCTCTTCATCAACGGCAAGCACGTTGCGCCGAAGTCGCGGACGTATTTCGACTCAATCTCACCCCGTGACGGCAAGAAGCTCACCGAGATCCCGATGGCGAACGCCGCCGATGTCGATGCCGCCTACACCGCCGCGACGAAGGCATTCCGCTCCTGGTCAAAGCTCCCGGGTGCGGAGCGTGGCAAGTATCTGTTCCGCATCGCCCGGCTGTTGCAGGACCGCTCGCGAGAGTTCGCCGTGGCCGAGACGCTCGATGGCGGCAAGCCGATCAAGGAATCGCGCGACTTCGACCTGCCGATGGCCGCCGCGCATTTCTTCTACCACGCCGGCTGGGCCGACAAGCTGCAGTATGCCGCACCCGGCCGCACGCTCGCGCCGCTCGGGGTGATCGGTCAGGTCATCCCGTGGAATTTCCCGCTGCTGATGCTCGCGTGGAAAATCGCCCCGGCGCTGGCTACGGGAAACACCGTGGTGATCAAGCCGGCCGAGACGACCTCGGTCACCGCGCTCAAGTTCGCCACCATCCTCGAGCAAGCCGGCTTGCCTCCGGGAGTCGTCAACATCGTCACCGGCGCCGGTGAAACCGGGGCGGCGGTGGTCAACCACCCGACGGCTGCCAAGATCGCGTTCACTGGTTCCACGGAAGTCGGCAAGATCATCCAACGCTCGCTCGCCGGGACCGGCAAGAAGCTCACCCTCGAACTCGGCGGCAAGGCGGCGAACATCGTTTTCGACGACGCCCCGCTCGACCAAGCGGTCGAGGGCATCATCAACGGCATCTTCTTCAACCAGGGCCACGTCTGCTGCGCCGGGTCCCGACTGCTCGTCCAAGAGGGCGTCGAAAAGGAACTGGTCACCCGCCTCAAGCGCCGGCTTGCCACCCTTCGTGTCGGTGACCCGATGGACAAAAACACTGATATCGGTGCGATCAACTCCGCCGAGCAGCTGGCGCGGATCAAGGAGCTCGTCCGGAGCGGTGTCGACGAGGGCGCGACCATCCACCAGCCGTCCTGCAAGCTTCCGCACAACGGCTTCTACTTCGCCCCGACCCTGTTCACCGGAGTCGCGCAAAGCCATCGCATCGCCCGCGAAGAGATCTTCGGGCCGGTGCTTTCCATCCTCACCTTCCGCACGCCCGATGAGGCCATCGAGAAGGCCAACAACACCTGCTACGGCCTGAGCGCCGGTGTCTGGACCGACAAGGGCAGCAAGATCCTGAAGATGGCGTCCACCCTGAAGGCCGGCGTCGTTTGGGCCAACACCTACAACAAGTTCGACCCGTCGAGCCCGTTCGGCGGCTACAAGGAGTCCGGCTTCGGCCGCGAAGGCGGCAAACACGGACTCCTCGACTACACCAAACTCACATGA
- the deoC gene encoding deoxyribose-phosphate aldolase — protein sequence MKPTALRRLLDEIGTVDAVGVEERVAKYATRSIKKQSKVFGLKLAASMVDLTTLEGNDTPGKVASLCQKALHPHSEGDVPQVAAVCVYPSMVRHAGRHVKGTPVRIASVATAFPSGQAPLKTRLAEVLQAVADGADEIDMVINRGAFLSGEFGRMQDEIAAVVEACGDATLKVILETSELETYDNIRAASFLSMRVIRPGDFIKTSTGKTSANATLGNNQVMLDAIRDHYLETGTEIAMKPAGGIRTAKQALQFLIAVKETLGDAWLNNRRYRFGASSLLNDLIRQLETQRTGAYQAPWTFTENAGGY from the coding sequence ATGAAACCAACGGCCCTCCGCCGCCTCCTCGATGAGATCGGAACCGTCGATGCCGTGGGCGTCGAGGAACGGGTCGCGAAATACGCGACGCGATCGATCAAGAAGCAGTCGAAGGTCTTCGGCCTCAAGCTCGCGGCGTCGATGGTCGACCTCACGACCCTCGAGGGAAACGATACGCCCGGAAAGGTCGCGTCGCTTTGTCAAAAGGCGCTGCACCCCCACTCCGAGGGCGACGTCCCGCAGGTCGCCGCGGTCTGCGTTTACCCGTCGATGGTCAGGCATGCCGGCCGCCACGTGAAGGGAACTCCGGTCCGCATCGCCAGCGTTGCGACCGCCTTTCCCTCCGGCCAGGCACCGCTCAAGACCCGGCTCGCCGAAGTCCTTCAGGCGGTCGCCGACGGCGCCGACGAGATCGACATGGTGATCAACCGGGGCGCGTTCCTGTCGGGCGAGTTCGGCCGGATGCAAGATGAAATCGCGGCGGTCGTCGAGGCCTGTGGCGATGCGACCCTCAAGGTCATCCTCGAGACCTCCGAACTCGAAACCTACGACAACATCCGAGCCGCATCCTTCCTCTCGATGCGCGTGATCCGGCCGGGGGACTTCATCAAGACCAGCACCGGCAAGACCTCGGCGAATGCCACGCTCGGCAACAATCAGGTGATGCTCGACGCCATCCGCGATCACTACCTCGAAACCGGAACCGAGATCGCGATGAAGCCCGCCGGCGGCATCCGCACCGCGAAGCAGGCATTGCAGTTCCTCATCGCGGTGAAGGAGACCCTTGGCGACGCCTGGCTCAACAACCGCCGCTACCGCTTCGGTGCCTCGTCCCTCCTCAACGACCTCATCCGCCAACTCGAAACCCAACGGACCGGAGCCTATCAGGCCCCGTGGACCTTCACCGAAAACGCCGGGGGGTATTAA
- a CDS encoding sulfatase, which translates to MKALAILFAVSLPCFAAESPNILLLFADDLGRYASAYADPEKPSPNDIVSTPAFDTIAKEGALFDNAFVSVPSCTPCRGSLYTGRHFFRNASASQLHNRWQKGAPNPFDKIVGMPATLGKNGYHIGWSHKWHIPERLIGGKQNQYSKAGNRISTYSQNVTKNPGSKEAILEAVRSNFQDFLKDREEGQPFFYSFNPTNTHRTWVQGSGKKLWGLDPDKLKGKLPPFLPDTEIVREDFADYLGEAMAFDAACGVIIEELKKTGEYANTIICISGDHGAPGFPRGKCNVHDFGSRVLLAMSWPGRIVAGREVKVPVSLIDLAPTFLAAADTESPDDPNGQNMLPALFKGGTDKDLRGWALIGREVHVGGARDGFLPYPVRSIRTPDFLYVRNFKPDRWPMGDPKAAADGAKPDYDELVRDTRAAYADIDASPTKAWMVHHQDDEEVAPLLSYAWEKRPAEELYDLKKDPFQMKNLAKDPTYAAALSELKNQLMNELVENKDPRLDDAFDRPPYLDKTRK; encoded by the coding sequence GTGAAAGCTCTCGCGATCCTCTTCGCCGTCTCCCTCCCCTGCTTCGCCGCGGAGTCCCCGAACATCCTGCTGCTCTTCGCCGACGACCTTGGCCGCTACGCCTCGGCCTACGCGGATCCCGAGAAGCCTTCGCCGAACGACATCGTCAGCACCCCGGCCTTCGACACGATCGCCAAGGAAGGCGCACTCTTCGACAACGCCTTCGTTTCGGTCCCGTCCTGCACCCCCTGTCGCGGTTCGCTCTACACGGGTCGGCATTTCTTCCGCAACGCGTCGGCCTCGCAACTCCACAACCGTTGGCAGAAGGGCGCACCCAACCCGTTCGACAAGATCGTCGGAATGCCGGCCACCCTCGGCAAGAACGGCTACCACATCGGCTGGAGCCACAAGTGGCACATCCCCGAGCGCCTGATCGGCGGCAAGCAGAACCAGTACAGCAAGGCCGGCAACCGCATCAGCACCTACTCGCAGAACGTCACCAAGAACCCCGGCTCCAAGGAGGCGATCCTCGAAGCGGTGCGTTCGAACTTCCAGGACTTCCTCAAGGACCGCGAGGAAGGCCAGCCGTTCTTCTACTCGTTCAATCCGACCAACACCCACCGAACCTGGGTGCAGGGATCCGGCAAAAAGCTCTGGGGTCTCGATCCCGACAAACTGAAGGGCAAATTGCCGCCATTCCTCCCCGACACCGAGATCGTGCGTGAGGATTTCGCCGACTACCTCGGCGAAGCGATGGCCTTCGACGCCGCCTGCGGAGTCATCATCGAAGAACTGAAGAAGACCGGCGAATACGCGAACACGATCATCTGCATCTCCGGCGACCACGGCGCGCCGGGCTTCCCGCGCGGCAAGTGCAACGTTCATGACTTCGGCTCCCGCGTGCTGCTCGCGATGAGTTGGCCCGGACGCATCGTCGCCGGTCGCGAGGTCAAGGTGCCGGTCTCGCTGATCGACCTCGCACCGACCTTCCTCGCCGCGGCCGATACCGAGTCGCCGGACGATCCGAACGGCCAGAACATGCTCCCCGCGCTGTTCAAGGGTGGCACCGACAAGGATCTCCGCGGTTGGGCATTGATCGGTCGCGAGGTCCATGTCGGTGGCGCCAGGGACGGCTTCCTCCCCTACCCGGTCCGCTCCATCCGCACGCCCGACTTCCTCTACGTGAGGAACTTCAAGCCCGACCGCTGGCCGATGGGTGACCCGAAGGCCGCCGCCGATGGCGCCAAACCGGACTACGACGAACTGGTCCGCGACACCCGGGCCGCCTATGCCGACATCGACGCCTCACCGACCAAGGCATGGATGGTTCACCATCAGGATGACGAGGAGGTGGCTCCGCTGCTCTCCTACGCTTGGGAAAAGCGGCCGGCGGAGGAGCTCTACGACCTGAAGAAGGATCCGTTCCAGATGAAGAATCTGGCGAAGGACCCGACCTACGCCGCGGCCCTGTCGGAGCTCAAGAACCAGCTCATGAACGAGTTGGTCGAGAACAAGGACCCGCGTCTCGACGACGCCTTCGACCGTCCACCCTACCTCGACAAGACCCGGAAGTAA